Proteins encoded by one window of Methanothermobacter sp. K4:
- a CDS encoding SBBP repeat-containing protein: MIHVKSFSALICGLLLMLVLQGSAFAESNYTMDYSTYLGGDVVDEARDVYVDESGYIYVTGSTHVNGAKDVFVARFNTSRQVIYYTTFGGGGDDWGHRIIADADGYAYVAGEISRAGVEGKDAFVARIDPLGKIERITYIGGSKYDVAKGLAMDGSGTLYVSGYTISENLQVTDDAYQKINHGGYDAFIAKLDQDLTVIYLSYLGGSWDDYCQGLALDNNGNIYIAGYTYSDDFPVTFDAISQYKSGTNDIFMSRFTPQMSFDYSTYLGGSGQDMCHAITSYGGLIYIAGKTNSTDFPITPVTAYQRTKKGLSDGFIMAFDGEDVTYSTYFGGTGDDSVYGIAPDRYGNLYLTGTTSSSDFPLTQGAFDRSLNGVDAFITKFSIPRNVLYSSYLGGIEADHGYAVAVDPYQNIYVAGKTWSNNFPVTSDARKTKLTGLSDGFLTRFTPFFISNLTVTPANGTAPLLITVKGKITNWGDASGWYRLGLYVNGYEVLWQWIEVGSKTTRDFSFDYLLRNSRTYSVTVNNFQPFTVRAFSGPLIIPENLTVLPRAGTEPLRVNVTADIVNYGDLPDTYTAGLYVNGILVDSKNVTVAANSRVRVSFNRTLAAGIHEITINDLEPLTVNVMEGEKFLVDGFRLTPESGLAPLNVMVTANITSIDSRTRSYTAIIYVNGVEVHEQTLDVPGGSTVPFSAMITLPESGIYTISLNNATSGTVRALSAASFSLTNVTVTPLEGKSPLNVTVNATVRNQGDLPGDFTVTVYLDGVAWDSRTVTVPGRSSVKVSIKNQLMVPGEYNLRVNSGEEVRIRVLDPDPVFGGFAVTPGTGVGTLNVTALLNVTNPYDMVIGFTARLHVNNQTVQENTVSLNPGETREILMKTTLLPGNYSVGINGFTRNVRVLKPANITASDLTVTPTSGFSPLDLAASAKLRNTGEVDGEYTATLYINGAAVDTRTVTVPAGGTSQVRFNHTLNAPGTYLAGIGALAPVTVRALSEPVVSNLNVTPSSGVSPLVFNVTARISTTEAGSGNYTVRLYIDGVNVQNKTVQLTGPGASTVLFRVELSDPGTHDVTVNGLAPVTVRVLRPAAFTVDNLVVSPHEGVLPLTIEASARVSNVGDVSGNHTVRLYIDGVPVASRTVNVAAAGETTVTFRYTITQRGNHTVTVDTLPAANVNALKPATLEIGSLNVTPSSAVGSATVEVEAEIQNTGDVEGDFTVPVYLNGNLIGTYTVRVGPHEGAVLRFQRYISSPGVYTFSINNLKTATVYVNPPKRTYRFTFRNTGSYTTTVTYYVTVYSSDGSKLAYRTYKFTLKPGGSYTATIGYYPYDARIVTTRKIYNPSRYTRTIRLSETFRADTLSATLSHAKTIRGYSYAYISRTFRVVDMRITVT; the protein is encoded by the coding sequence TTGATTCATGTAAAAAGTTTTTCTGCTCTGATCTGCGGGCTCCTTCTCATGCTCGTCCTTCAGGGCTCAGCCTTTGCTGAATCAAATTACACCATGGACTACTCAACCTACCTTGGTGGTGATGTGGTTGATGAGGCCCGTGACGTTTACGTTGATGAATCCGGTTACATCTATGTGACCGGTTCAACTCACGTCAATGGAGCCAAGGATGTCTTCGTGGCCAGATTCAACACATCAAGACAGGTCATATATTACACGACCTTCGGCGGGGGTGGAGACGACTGGGGACACAGAATCATCGCAGATGCAGATGGATACGCCTATGTTGCAGGCGAAATAAGTAGGGCTGGTGTTGAGGGCAAGGATGCGTTCGTGGCACGGATAGACCCCCTTGGCAAAATCGAAAGGATCACATATATTGGCGGATCCAAGTATGACGTTGCAAAGGGTCTTGCAATGGATGGGTCCGGAACCCTCTATGTGAGCGGATACACCATCTCAGAGAACCTTCAGGTAACAGATGATGCTTACCAGAAAATCAATCATGGCGGTTATGATGCATTCATTGCCAAACTCGACCAGGACCTCACCGTTATTTACCTGAGCTACCTTGGAGGATCATGGGACGACTACTGCCAGGGACTTGCCCTTGACAACAACGGGAACATCTACATTGCAGGGTACACCTACTCTGATGATTTTCCGGTAACCTTCGATGCGATCTCACAGTATAAGAGTGGTACGAATGATATTTTCATGTCAAGATTCACACCACAGATGAGCTTTGACTACTCAACCTACCTTGGAGGTTCAGGACAGGACATGTGCCACGCCATTACCTCCTATGGTGGCCTCATCTACATTGCAGGTAAAACCAATTCCACCGACTTCCCCATAACCCCTGTGACTGCATACCAGAGGACAAAGAAGGGCCTTTCAGACGGATTCATCATGGCATTCGATGGTGAGGACGTGACATACTCAACCTACTTCGGTGGAACCGGTGATGATTCAGTATATGGAATTGCACCCGACAGGTATGGAAACCTCTACCTGACAGGTACAACATCCTCATCTGACTTCCCCCTGACACAGGGAGCATTTGACAGGTCACTGAACGGTGTGGATGCCTTTATCACAAAATTCAGCATTCCACGAAACGTCCTCTACAGCTCCTACCTGGGTGGGATCGAAGCGGATCATGGCTATGCTGTTGCTGTTGACCCCTACCAGAACATCTATGTTGCCGGGAAGACCTGGTCAAACAATTTCCCTGTAACATCAGATGCAAGAAAAACTAAACTTACAGGACTATCAGATGGTTTCCTCACAAGGTTCACGCCGTTCTTCATAAGCAACCTCACTGTAACACCTGCAAATGGAACAGCACCTCTATTAATTACAGTGAAAGGTAAAATAACCAACTGGGGGGATGCCAGTGGATGGTACCGCCTCGGCCTCTACGTTAACGGATATGAGGTCTTATGGCAGTGGATAGAGGTGGGATCAAAAACAACAAGGGACTTCAGCTTTGATTATCTGCTCAGAAACAGCCGTACATATTCCGTTACCGTGAACAACTTCCAGCCGTTCACTGTCAGGGCATTCAGCGGCCCGCTCATAATCCCTGAAAATCTTACAGTACTACCACGTGCCGGGACAGAGCCCCTCAGGGTTAACGTAACTGCTGATATTGTCAACTACGGTGATCTTCCTGACACATACACCGCCGGCCTCTACGTCAATGGAATTCTCGTTGATAGCAAAAATGTGACTGTTGCTGCAAATTCAAGGGTCAGGGTATCCTTCAACAGGACCCTTGCCGCTGGTATACATGAAATAACCATAAATGACCTCGAACCCCTCACAGTCAACGTCATGGAGGGTGAAAAGTTCCTTGTGGACGGTTTCAGACTGACACCGGAAAGTGGTCTTGCGCCGCTGAATGTCATGGTCACCGCGAATATCACCAGCATAGACTCAAGGACAAGGAGTTACACAGCCATAATCTATGTTAATGGAGTGGAGGTCCATGAACAGACATTGGATGTTCCTGGTGGAAGCACTGTACCGTTCTCTGCCATGATAACACTCCCTGAAAGTGGAATCTACACCATATCACTCAACAACGCCACTTCAGGCACAGTCAGGGCCCTCAGTGCAGCTAGCTTCAGCCTCACCAATGTAACAGTAACGCCCCTGGAGGGTAAATCACCCCTCAATGTCACCGTGAACGCCACAGTCCGGAACCAGGGAGACCTTCCAGGTGATTTCACCGTTACCGTCTACCTTGACGGTGTCGCATGGGACAGCCGAACGGTCACCGTCCCGGGAAGGTCAAGTGTTAAGGTTTCAATTAAGAATCAGCTCATGGTCCCAGGGGAGTACAATCTCCGTGTTAACTCCGGTGAAGAGGTTAGAATCAGGGTGCTTGATCCTGACCCTGTGTTCGGGGGATTCGCTGTTACCCCCGGAACCGGCGTGGGTACACTGAACGTCACAGCACTCCTCAACGTTACAAACCCCTATGATATGGTCATAGGGTTCACAGCAAGGCTCCATGTCAACAACCAAACCGTCCAGGAGAACACGGTCAGCCTAAACCCCGGTGAAACAAGGGAAATCTTAATGAAAACAACACTGTTGCCTGGAAACTACAGTGTTGGAATAAATGGATTCACAAGGAATGTCAGGGTCCTTAAACCGGCGAATATAACCGCCTCAGATTTAACTGTCACCCCCACATCAGGCTTCAGCCCCCTTGACCTTGCAGCATCAGCTAAACTCAGAAATACAGGGGAGGTCGATGGGGAGTACACCGCAACCCTATACATAAATGGTGCGGCTGTTGATACAAGAACCGTGACAGTCCCTGCAGGCGGAACATCCCAGGTGAGGTTCAACCACACCCTGAATGCTCCAGGAACATACCTTGCCGGCATAGGGGCACTTGCACCTGTAACCGTGAGGGCGCTCAGTGAACCTGTGGTCTCAAACCTCAATGTAACTCCAAGTTCAGGTGTTTCACCACTCGTATTCAACGTAACAGCAAGGATCAGCACAACTGAGGCTGGAAGCGGCAACTACACCGTAAGGCTATACATAGACGGAGTGAACGTTCAGAATAAGACTGTCCAGCTTACCGGACCTGGTGCCTCCACGGTACTCTTCAGGGTGGAGCTCAGTGACCCTGGAACCCATGATGTCACGGTTAATGGCCTTGCACCGGTGACTGTGAGGGTATTGAGGCCTGCCGCATTCACAGTGGACAACCTGGTGGTTTCACCACACGAGGGGGTTCTTCCCCTGACCATCGAAGCATCTGCAAGGGTCTCCAATGTCGGTGACGTTTCAGGCAACCACACGGTAAGACTATACATTGATGGGGTACCTGTTGCATCAAGGACCGTGAACGTGGCTGCTGCTGGGGAGACCACCGTGACATTCAGATACACCATAACACAGCGGGGCAACCATACCGTTACCGTTGACACACTACCCGCTGCAAACGTCAATGCATTGAAACCAGCGACACTTGAAATAGGGTCCCTAAATGTGACACCATCAAGTGCCGTGGGATCAGCAACCGTCGAGGTTGAAGCAGAAATCCAGAACACTGGTGACGTTGAAGGTGACTTCACAGTTCCAGTCTACCTCAACGGCAATCTCATCGGTACCTACACGGTGAGGGTTGGACCCCATGAGGGTGCAGTGCTAAGATTCCAGAGATACATCTCATCTCCAGGTGTGTACACATTCAGCATCAACAACCTGAAAACCGCCACAGTTTACGTGAACCCCCCAAAAAGGACCTACAGATTCACATTCAGAAACACCGGAAGTTACACCACAACAGTGACCTACTATGTCACAGTTTACTCATCAGACGGTTCGAAACTGGCATACAGGACCTACAAATTTACACTGAAACCTGGAGGATCCTACACTGCAACCATCGGCTACTACCCGTA